GCTGAGCGGTGACTCGCAGCTTCTCGCCCGCGGTGCGCACGCTGCCCTCGACCAGCTTGTTGACGCCGAGCGTCCGCCCGATGCGGCGCACGTCCTGGTTCGCCCCTTTGAACTCGTAGGTCGAGGTTCGCGCGACGACATGCAGGCCCGGGATCACCGAGAGCGCCGTGATGATCTCCTCGGTCATCCCTTCACAGAAGTATTCCTGGTCCTTGCCCTGGCTCATGTCGACGAACGGCAGCACCGCGATCGCCGGCGGTTCACCCGCCGCGGACGCCTCGAGCGCGGCCTGGAGCGCCTGCGCCAGCTCGCTCGCCGATGCATAGCGCTGGTCGCAATGCTTCATCAGGCACTTCTTCACGATCGTGTCGAGCCGCGGCTCCTGGAGCGCTGGAGGCTCGTGCTGCAGCACCGCGCTCAGGGCGTCGACCGCGGTCTGACCCGTGAACGCGCGCTGCCCGCTCAGCATCTCGTACAGCATCGCTCCGAAGGCGAAGAGATCCGAGCGCGCGTCCGCCGCCTGACCTCGGACCTGCTCGGGGGACATGTAGCCCGGAGTGCCCATGACCTCGCCCAGAACGGTGGCGGTGACGGCGATCGAGACGGTGTCGTCGCCTTCGCCCGCGCGGGGCTCGAAACGGGCGAGGCCGAAATCCAGGATCTTCACCACGCCGTCGTCGGTGACGAACACGTTCTCCGGCTTGAGGTCGCGGTGGACGAGCGCGCGCGCGTGCGCCGCGGCCAGTCCCTTCACGATCTGGACCGCCGCCTCCAGCGCCTCGCGCCGCGCCAGCGGCCCCTTCGCCAGCCGCTCGCGGAGCGTCGCGCCCCGCAGCAGCTCGGTGACCACGTAGGAGACGCCGTCTTCCCGGCCCACGTCGTACAGCGCCAGGATGTTGGGATGGGAGAGCGCAGCCACCGCGCGCGCCTCGCGCTCGAAACGCGCCAGCGCGGAGGCGTCGGTCGCCAGGCGGTCGGTGACGACCTTCACGGCGACTTCGCGGCCGAGCCGCGTATCGACGGCGCGCCACACCTCGCCCATGCCGCCCGCGCCGATCTTGTCGACGAGGCGGTAATGGAGGAGAGACTGGCCGGCCAGGACAGGCAAGGGAGCGGCTCCTGGTTGCTCGACTCGGGGGGGGGTCGGTCACTTCCAGGCGGAATGTAATTCCTTGCTCTCCCCAGGGAGAGGAAAAAGTTGCCACGGCACTCGCCCCTTTCGCGTTCGCTGGTAATCTTCGTTCCATGCGGATCGCCACCTGGAACGTCAACTCGCTGAAGGCGCGGATCGAGAAAGTCACGTGGTGGCTGGACCGCGCCCGCCCCGACGTGCTGCTGATGCAGGAGACCAAGCTGGCCGACGAGGACGCGCCGGTGGCGACGTTCCGGGACCTCGGCTACGAGCTGATCCATCACGGCCAGAAGACCTGGAACGGCGTCGCGATCGCGAGCCGGGCCGGCGTTGCGGACGTCGTCGCGAACTTCGGCGAGCCGATGCGGCTGGACCCGACCCCCGAGGTGGGCGATGACCAGCCTCTCGCCGAAGCGCGAATGGTCTCCGCGATCTGCGCCGGCGTGCGCGTCGTGTCGCTCTATGCGCCCAACGGCCGCGTCGTCGGCTCGCCGTTCTACGAGGCCAAGCTCGAATGGTACGAGCGGCTCGCGCGCTGGCTGGCCGAGACCACGAGCCCTTCCGAGCCGCTGGTCCTGGGCGGGGACTTCAACGTGGCGCCTGCGGATCTCGACGTGTGGGACGCCAAACGCGCGCACGGAGGCACGCACGTCTCCAGTCGCGAACGGGCGGCCTTCGCGCGGTTGCTCGAGTGGGGGCTGATCGATTCGTACCGCGTCCATCACCAGGAGCCCGGCCGCTACACCTGGTGGGACTATCGCGCCGGGGACTTCCACAAGAACTGCGGCATGCGCATCGATCACCTGCTGGCGACGCAGCCGGTCGCGGGCCGCGTGGTGTGGGCCGAGATCGATCGCGAGGCGCGCAAGGGAAAACCGATCCCCTCCGATCACGCGCCATTGGTGATCGACCTGGACGAGCCCGGCCACCCATTCGACGCCGGCTGGGCGAGCGCGGACGAGCGGATCGCGGCGCGGATCGCGAAGGCCGCCGCGGGGAAGCGCTAAGCCGCGCGACGCTCCGGCTCGGACGTCTTCGCCTTCGAGCCGGATGGCTCGCGCGACGCCATCGCCGGCCAGCGCAGCGCCAACACGCCGATGAACGCCGCGGCGAAGAGCTGCGCTCCGAGCCAGAAGTCGAAGCCAAAGGTGAAGCTGAAGGCCGACGCCAGGACGGCGAGGAAAGCGACCAGGACCGGAAGGTCGTGAGCCGAGAAGACCTCGGCCAGCGTCCGGCCGGTCACGGAGCCAATCGTTGGCGCATCCGCGGGGTCGTCATGAGCGCCCGGGACTTCGACCGCGCGATGCCAGGCCGCGAGCTTGGCGGCCAGATCGCGGGAGCTTGGACCGATCCCGCTCACCGTGCGCGGGCTCGCGTCACGCAGCGACAGCGACTCCTCGCCGTGGGGTCCCATCCAGCGCACGACCACCCGCGGCGCGGGGATCCAACCCGGCGCGATGTTTCCCACTTCGATGGCGCGCACCGCCTGACGCGGCAGCTTCAGAGCGATCTGCTCGCCTCGGTAATGGAGAGCATTGGGGTCGATCGTGAGGAGGCCCAGATCCCAGTCGAGGAAGCCTTCGTAGATGCGCGGACGATCGCCGGGGGAGAGCGCGACGAAGATCTCCTGCGCGGGTCCCGTCGTCGTGGAGCCCGGTGGCTCCGCGAGCCGGCGGCGCAGCGGCGCCTCGAGGTCGGCCACGATCCTGGCCGCGAAGCGATCGTGAATCAGGAGCATCGCGCCAAATGCCAGCACCGTCCCCGCCAGGATCACGAGCGCCGGCGGCACGGTCTCGCCGAACGCCATCGCCACCGCCAGCGTCACCGCCGGAGCCGCGACGCCCGCGGCCAGGGAGCCGAGCCCGAGCCGGCCCTGGATCGCGGTCTTCCATGCGGTCGAGTACACGCGCTCCTCCTCGCCCGGGCGCTCCCGATGGCCGTAGCGCTCGCCGTCCGGAAGCCCGTTCGCCAGCAGATCGGCGACTCGCTGCGAGGCGAGTCCGGCGCGGCGCCCGATCGCCAGGCCGCGTGACTCGGTGGTCGGATGCGTGACCAGCCACGCCCAGCTCCGGCTCCAGGTGAGCGGCGTGTCGTTGAGACGAGACAGATGCCCCAGGCAGGCCACCGCCGCTTCCGGGTCGCTCGTGAGCGCCGCGGCGCCTGCATCGGCCGCGAACTCGAAGCGCCGCGAGAGGAACAGGAAGATCGGCCAGCTGCACGCGATCCCGACCGGGAGGCCGAACGGGATGCTGTAGGCCGTCGCCACCATCGAGAACGTCACCACGACGACGACGGACGCCAGCAGCGCCTTGAGAGGATGATGGTGCTCGAGGTGGGTGATCTCGTGCGCCAGCACCGCGTCGACCTCGCGCCGCGACATGCGGTCGAGCAGCTCGTCCCCCACCATGACCACGCCGCCGTTGACCGCGAAGGCGTTCGCCAGGCGCTGGCGGCGCATCGGCACGATGTAGAGCTCGCGCAGCTTGACGCCCGCGCGGTTCGCCAGGTCGAAGAGCCGGTCGCGCAGCGCGCCGCTCGAAAGCGACTGCGGCTTGGTGCCGGTCGGCCCGCGAGCGGGCCATAGCACGAGGAATGCGAGGGCGCCCAGCAGCGAGAACACGCCCACGCGAAAGTTGCCTCCGATCATGGTCGTCGCCGCGGTGACGAGCAGGAGGAGCGGCGTCACGAGCCGCAGAGAGCCCAGGAGCCCACCCGCTTCCTGGGGCAGCGGGTCATGGCCGCGAAGGCGGCGCGCGATCCGCCGCATGAACCCCATGAGGGTCAGCGCGACTGGGAGGAAGCCCAGCAGCCACACCAGCCCCGTCATCCGCGCCCAGCTCTCGCCGGGAAAGGCGAACTCGACGAGGCCGGCGATGTGCGTGGCTTCCACCGCGATCATCCACAGGACCCAGCCCGCCATCGTGATGATCTGAAGCGCCTGCGAGCGCTTGAACCACTCGTTCGGGCTCTGGTCGCGATCGCGCGAGCGCTGGAGCACGACCAGTCCGGCGAGGATCGGCAGCAGCAGCGCGACGATCAGCCAGCCGGCGGCCTTTGCGACGTCGCCGGGCCTCCAGCCGACCTGGAGGAGCAGCGCCACTCTTCGCGTGGTCGGAACCGAGGCCGAGAGCGTGCCTCTCTGGAGCGAGAAAGAGCGTGCGCCGCGCAGGTGGACGAAGGCGGCTTCGGGATGCTGGATCATCAGGCTGAGGCTCGGCTCACCACGGGACTGGAGCAGCACCATCAGCGGCTTGAGCGGGATGGACTGTCGAAGGATGAGCTGTTCGCGGGCCGGCGCGGGGAGTTCCGTGCTCCATTGGACCCAGTCGGTGGCGTAGTCGGTGATCTCGGGTGGACGGCCGGAGATTTGTTCCAGCGCCGCGGTGATGGCCGGATCGGCGGACTTGGCCATGAGGCGGAGCTTGGCGGGTTGGGAGGGGGTCACCTCGAGGGTGGCCCAGGCGATGAGCTCGCGATCAGGGCGCTCTTGCGACCTGGCCTGGAACGACCCGACGCCGAGCGCGATGAAGCTCAGCAACACCGTCCTGGACAGGAGTCGCATCCTCGGGTCATCGGCCCGCGGAGACGCGACCTGCACAGGTCTGTGCCGAGGCCCGATCATTGCTGATGGCGGGTCTCATGAGGACTCGCCGCGGCCGCCAGAAGTCCCCCCTTCGCATCGGCATCTCCGGCTGGAACTACCCGTCCTGGCGCGGCGTCTTCTACCCCAAGGGGCTCGCCCAGCGCCGCGAGCTGGAGTACGCGAGCCGGCAGCTCAACTCGGTCGAGATCAACGGCACTTTCTACAGTCTCCAGCGCCCTGAGTACTTCCAGCGCTGGTACGACGCCACCCCGCCGGGCTTCCTCTTCGCGATCAAAGGATCACGTTTCATCACGCACATGAAGAAGCTGCGTGAGATCGAGACGCCGCTGGCCAACTTCTTCGCCTCCGGGCCACTGGTCCTGAACGACAAGCTCGGTCCGATACTCTGGCAGTTCGGTCCGCGGTGGCCCCTGGACCTGGAGCGCCTCGAAGCCTTCCTCGATCTCCTGCCGCGCACCACGCGCGAGGCCGCGCGCCTCGCCCGGCGTCACGACGAACGCCTCCCGGGCCGCGCCTTCACTCATGCCGCGCAGGACCTGCCGCTCCGCTATGCCATCGAGCCGCGCCATCCCAGCTGGTTCTCACCGCGTCTGCTGGGCTTGCTCCGCCGTCACGATGTCGCCCTGGTGTTCGCCGACACCGCCGATACGTTCCCGTACGCCGAGGACATCACGGCGGACTTCATCTACATCCGCCTCCACGGAAGAGGACAGATCTACGTCGGCGGTTACAGCAAGGGCCAGCTGGCCATCTGGTCGGAGCGCATCCGGGCATGGTCGGAAGGAGGAGAGCCCGACGATCCGGTCAAGATCGAGGAACGGACGTCTCGAGCGAGCCCGCGTGACGTCTACGTCTACTTCGACAACGACGCCAAGGTCCACGCGCCTTTCGACGCGCTGACGCTCGCGAACATGCTCGATATCGGACGAGGTGAAGCCTCGGCCGGCTATCTGCGCGCGACTTCGGCGGCCCAGTCCCGCAGGCCACCGCGCACACTGCTCACGTTGGTGAAGCCCTGAGCCTTCAGCGCCTGGACGGCCGCCAGCGATCGCCGGCCTGTCGCGCACACGGTCACGATCGGGGCGTGCTTGTCGGCCGGCAGCCCTTGCACCGGTCCCGCCTCGAGCGACTGGACCGGGATGTTGACCGAGTCCTCGACGTGGCCTTCGATGAACTCAGCCGGCGTGCGCACGTCGACCAGGGCGGCGCCGGCGCGAATCATCTGGATGGCCTCGGCCGGTGTGACCTCGTCCACGCTCGGCTCGGGTGTGGCCGCCGGCTGCGCCGCGGCCGCCGGGAACAGTTCAGGCAAGTGCTTCCGAAGCGACGAGATGTACTTGAACACGCTGTCGGGGAACATCACGACGCATAGAGCACCGGGCTCGTCGGGCACCATCTCGAAGGCGCCGGAGAGCGCCATGCCGCTGCTCGGACCCGCGATCAGGCTCTCTTCCTGATTGAGGCGCTTGCACATCTGGTACGCCTCGTCGTTGCCGATCTCGAGCACGCCGTCGTACTCCTGGGGCAGGAAGAAGTCGGTGAGCTTGAGCGCTCGACGGCTCCGAACGCCAGGGATGTCGTGGCCTTCGCTGGGATGAACACCGAGCACCTTGACCGCGGGGTTCTGTGACTTCAGGAATCGGCCGGTGCCGGTGATCGTGCCGCACGTTCCAAGGCCGGCCACGAAGTGCGTGATCTTTCCTTCGGTCTGCCGCCAGATCTCGGGGCCCGTGGTTCGGAAGTGGGCTTCGGGGTTCGCGGGGTTCTTGTACTGGTTGAGCTGGTGCCATCCAGGCTGCTGGGCCAGCTCGTTGGCTTTCTCCATCGCGCCTTCGGGCGCGCCGGGCATCGGACAGAGATCGTCGGACAGCTCCACCAGCTTCGCGCCGAAGGCGCGCAACGCGGCGCGCTTCTCTTCGGGAATGGCCATCGAGAGCGTCGCGGTGAAGTCGAGCTCCCGCGCGTTGGCGAGCATCGCCAGCGCCATGCCCGTGTTGCCGGAAGTCGGCTCCACCAGGTGCTCGAGCTTCACGCCGCGCGCCTCGGCGTCGTGCAGGAGCTGTGCGGCGATCCTGTCCTTCACCGCGCCGAAGGGGTTGTACCACTCGAGCTTCGCGTAGACGGTGGTATGCCGGTAGGGACTGAGTCGGCGAATCTTCACCAGCGGCGTGGGATTCTCCACGCTGGAGAGCAGCTCGACGATGGAGTCGTAGACGCGCTTGGAGTGGTCAGACATGGGGCCAGTCTAGCAGGCCCGTTCCCACCGTTCGGGACCGGTCTTCCAGGCCGTAAACCACGCGGGGAGGTCCGCCGCTCTACCTAACGTGGCCGTGGGGCGTCACGGAATCTTCAAGAACTGTCCCCGAGGACAGTTCGAGTCGCCTATCCGAGCTGCCAACTGTCCCCGAGGACAGTTCACACCCCTGCTCCAATTTCGATACGCCTGCACCCTATACTCGGTGACGCGATGAGCTTCCCCCCCGAGGATCCACTGGCCAGGCGTCCGTCCTGGTTCCGATATCTGGCGGCAGCGAGCCTGGTGGCGCTGGCGCTGGTGATCCGCTGGCCCCTCGAGCCCTTCCTCCAGAGTGTCGCCCCGTACGCCTTCTTCTACCTGCCGATCCTGATCTGCGCCTGGTACTGGGGCGTGGGCCCGGCCGTGTTCGCCTCGGTGCTGTCGGGAGCGGTGACGCTCGCCTATCTGTGGTCGCGGAACGAACCCCTGGCGCTGCCTTCGCTGTTGCCCTTCGCGGTGGCCTGCACCGGCATGGTGTTCCTGGCGCGTGCCGCCCGCGGGCAACGCAACGAGCAGGAGCGCGTGAACGGCTACCTGGCGGCGATCATTCACTCCTCGAACGACGCGATCGTGGCCAAGGATCTGAACGGCTTCATCCGCTCGTGCAATCCAGCCTGCGAGAAGATGTTCGGATATACGCAGTCGGAGCTGCTCGGCAAATCGGTGACGATGTTGATTCCTCCCGAGCTCCACTACCAGGAGGAGGAAATCCTGGCGCGCATGCGAAAAGGGGAGACGATCGAGCATTTCGACACGGTGCGCGTCACCAAGGATGGACGGCGGATCGACGTCTCACTGACCATCTCGCCGGTGCGGGCTCCAAACGGCCAGATCATCGGCATCTCCAAGACTGCCCGCGACGTCACCGAGGTGCGGCGCGCGGAACGGGCGCTGGCCGCGCAGCAGGAGTGGTTCCGCGTCACGCTCGCCAGCATCGGCGACGCCGTGATCGCGACCAATCCTGACGGTCGGATCACGTTCCTCAACGGCCCGGCCGAGCGCCTGACCGGCTGGAGCAAGGCGCTCGCCCAGGGAAAGCCTCTGTCCGAAGTCTTCCACATCATCAACGAGCAGACGCGCAAGCCGGTGCCGGATCCCGTGGCATTGGTGATGCGCCGCGGCACTGTCGTGGGAATGGCCAATCACACGGTGCTCGTCAGCAGGGATGGCGCGGAGTATCCGATCGCCGACAGCGCCGCCCCGATCCGCGACGAGTCCGGCGCCATCCTGGGCGTGGTGCTGGTGTTCAGCGACATGACCGAAGAGCGGCGTGCCGAGGAAGCGCTGGCCGACGAGCGAGAGCGCTTCGAGCGGACACTCGAGAGCATCGGGGACGGCGTCATCGCCACGGACGTGCACTGCCACATCCAGTTCATGAACCCCGTGGCCGAGCACCTGACCGGCTGGTCGGTGAAGGACGCCGTCGGACGGGACTGTGAAGAGGTATTCCATGTCCTCAACGAGCGGACGCGGCAACCGGTGGAGAACCCGGTCAAGCAGGTGCTCGACAACGGCGTCATCGTGGGTCTCGCCAACCACACCGTGCTCATCTCGCGTGGAGGCAAGGAATGGCCGATCGACGATAGCGCGGCGCCCATCCGGAATCGTGAGGGCCGCATCGTCGGCGCGGTGCTGGTGTTCCGCGACGTCACCGAACGGCGCCGGGCCGACCAGGAGCGGCATCAGACGGCCACCGAGCGCGAGCGCCTTCTCGAGTCCGAGCGGCTCGCCCGCGCCGAGGCGGAGCGCGCGACTCGCGTGAAGGACGACTTCATGGCGATGGTCTCGCACGAGCTGCGCACGCCGCTCAACGCCATCGTCGGCTGGACCCAGCTGCTGCTCGCGGCGCCGTCCGATCCGGCCGCGACCCAGCGCGGGCTCGAAGTGATCGGACGCAACGCGCGGGTCCAGGCACAGCTCATCTCCGACCTGCTCGACGTGAGCCGGATCGTCTCCGGCAAGCTCCTTCTCGAGGTTCAGAGCGTCGACCTGGTGGATGTCATCGAGGCCGCGATGGAGACGGTCGCGCAGATGGCCAAGGAGAAAGGGGTCGAGCTGCACGCCGAGCTCGACCGTGCCCCTGGGGCCGGGCTGAGCGTCGGCGACCCGGCGCGCCTGCAGCAGGTGGTGTGGAACCTGCTGTCGAACGCGATCAAGTTCACGCCAGGTGGCGGCCGCATCGACGTCGAGATGAAGCACGTGGAGCAGAGCGTCGAGATCAAGATCAGGGACACCGGCGTCGGCATCAAGCCCGAGCTGCGCGGCCGCATATTCGATCGCTTCTATCAGCAGGATGGGCCTACCACGCGGCGCCATGGGGGGCTGGGTCTCGGCCTGTCGATCGTGCGCCACCTGGTCGAGCTTCATGGCGGCACGGTGAGCGCCTGGAGCGAGGGCGAGGGCCAGGGCGCGACCTTCTCCATCGTGCTCCCGCACTCGGCCCCCGGCATCAGGAGTGACACGTCGCAGGATTCATCTGGAACGCTGCCGCTGGAAGAGCAGCGGCTCAAGAACGTCCAGGTGCTGATCGTCGAAGACGAACCGGACACGCGGGACCTGCTGCGCCGGATGCTCGAAACACACGGCGCGCTCGTCACCACCGCGGGTCATGCGAGCGAAGCTCTCGAGGCCGTGAACCAAAAGCCGCCCGACATCCTCCTGAGCGACATCGGGCTTCCCGGCACCGACGGCTACGAGCTGATCCGGCGGGTGCGGAAGAGCGAGAGCGATACGGTTCGAGCCACTCCCGCCATCGCGCTCACCGCGTTCGCGCGATCGGAAGAGCGCACCCGTGCGCTGCAGGCGGGGTATCACGTGCACATCGCGAAGCCCGTGGAGCCCGCGGAGCTGATTGCGACCGTCGCCAGCCTGGTCGGGCTGCGGCGCGGGAGCCGCGCGGGCGCCTAGCCGCGTATCCGTGCGGAGGCCTAGCCGCGGATCCCGCGCGGGCGCCTAGCCGCAGAGCCCGTGCGGAGGCTTAGCCGCGGATCCCGCGCGGAGGCTTAGCCGCGGATCTGGTGCGGAGGCCTAAGCTCGGATCCAGCCGCGAACGGCGTGCGGCTGATAGGGGTCTTCGAGCGTTTTCACTTCCTCATCGCTGAGCCCGAGGTCCAACGCGCGCACCGCGGCCTCGAGATGCTCCATCTTCGTGGCGCCGATGATCGGTGCGACGACACCCGGCCGGGAGAGCAGCCAGGCGAGCGCGGTCTCGGCGGGGGAGACTCCGCGCGCGGCCGCAAGCTTCCGATTCGCCTCGACGACCGCCGAGTCGCTGGGATGGTCGTAGAGCTGTCCCGCGAGCTTCGCGTCTCCGCTCGCCCGCGGCGTGCCGCCGTCCTTCGCGCGCGCCAGCAAGCCCCGCGCAAGCGGGGACCAGGGGATCACGCCCACGCCCTGCTCGATGCACAGCGGCAACATCTCGCGCTCTTCCTCTCGATACACCAGGTTGTAGTGGTTCTGCATCGAGACGAACCGCGCGATCCCCTTGGCGTCGGAGTAGGCGAGCGCCTTCATCAGCTTCCACGCCCAGGTCGAGCTGCATCCGATGTAGCGCACCTTGCCCTGACGGACCAACAGGTCGAGCGCCTCCAGCGTCTCCTCGAGCGGTGTGCCTGGATCGACGCGATGGAGCTGGTACAGATCGATGGTCTCCACGCCGAGACGCTTCAATGACGCTTCACACGCCTGCACCACGTGCTTGCGCCCAAGCCCGGAAGCATTGGGCGGATCCGGTGAGCCCTGGCCGCCGGGATTCCAGGACGCTGTAGGGGCCGACGTCGGATAGTAGACCTTGGTCGCGATCACGATCTCGTCGAGGCGTCCGTACTTTCGCAGCGCCCGGCCGGTGATCTCCTCGCTCACACCCAGCGAATACATGTCGGCCGTATCGAAGAAGTTGATGCCGAGCTCGATCGCGCGCTGGAAGAAGGGCTGGGCACGCTCCTCGTCGAGCACCCATGGGCGCCACGACGGCAACCCATAGCTCATGCAACCCAGGCACAGGCGCGAGACGGCAAGACCGGTACGGCCGAGAGTCGTGTACTGAATGGCGCGGCTCCGGGATGGAGGTGAGCGAGCCAGGATAGCGTAACCTGAGCCCGCCATGCCCTCTTCCTCCTGGTTCGGTCTCGGTGCAGGACTGACTGGATTCCTCGGCGTCGCGAGCGGCGCCTTCGGCGCACACGCGCTCGGCGGTCAACTCCCTCCGGCGCTGCTGCACATCTTCGAGACCGGCGCCCGCTACCAGCTCATCCACGCGCTCGCCCTGGGCTTGGTGGCGGTCGCTCACGACCGCATGCAGCGCCGTGCGCTGACGGTCGCCGGCTGGCTGTTCGTCGCGGGACAGATCCTGTTTCCGGGAAGTCTCTACGCGCTCGCGCTCACCGGCGTGCGGCAGTGGGGCGCGGTCACGCCGATCGGCGGGATCTGCTACATCGCGGGATGGCTGAGTCTCGCCCTGGCGTTCGCGCAGAGGAAGACGGGCTGAGCGAGTTGCTCGACACCGGCAACTGTCCCCGGGGACAGTTGTAAAGAAACTGCCAGCCAACTGTCCCCGAGGACAGTTGTATAAAAATTACCTGGTGCAGGCATGCGGTGCAGACTTGCGGTGCAGTCTGTGTGCTGACCAACTGTCCCCGAGGACAGTTGTACCCCCCTAACGGCTCTTCTTCTTTCCCGGCCTTCCTGAAGCGCCATTCCCAGAAGACTCCCTCACGAGCGTCTCGGCCTCCTTCCGGGTCATCGTCCGCAACACCTTGAAGACCCTTCCTTCGACCGCGTTGTAGGAGACGAAGAACGACTCGAGATCGGCCACCAGCTTCTCGTCCAGCTCGTTCATGGAGCCGGGCGGATGAGGGATCGTCGGCAGGACGGGCACTGCGAAGAGCCGGTCGTTGCGCTGGGCCTTCTTCTTACCTTTGGGCGTCTGCTGCGCCCGGAATCCACCGATGAGCCGAGCCTTGACCCGGCAGCCGGTGAACAGGGCGCCATCGCTCACGATCAGCACGTCCAGCGGATCCCCGTCCTCGGCGTGGGTCTGTGGGATGAAGCCGAAATCGTACGGGAAGGCCATGCCGGCGGGGAGGAGCTTGCGCATCTCGAAGAGGCCCGTCCTCTGGTCGTAGGCGTACTTCGTCCGGCTCCCCTTGGGGGTCTCGATGATGACGTTGAGGTCGCCTGTTTCGGCGTCGAACGCGGGCATGGCGGCGAGCACCTGCTTCATGCTTCGAGCGTAGTCCAGGCA
This portion of the Candidatus Eisenbacteria bacterium genome encodes:
- a CDS encoding PAS domain S-box protein: MSFPPEDPLARRPSWFRYLAAASLVALALVIRWPLEPFLQSVAPYAFFYLPILICAWYWGVGPAVFASVLSGAVTLAYLWSRNEPLALPSLLPFAVACTGMVFLARAARGQRNEQERVNGYLAAIIHSSNDAIVAKDLNGFIRSCNPACEKMFGYTQSELLGKSVTMLIPPELHYQEEEILARMRKGETIEHFDTVRVTKDGRRIDVSLTISPVRAPNGQIIGISKTARDVTEVRRAERALAAQQEWFRVTLASIGDAVIATNPDGRITFLNGPAERLTGWSKALAQGKPLSEVFHIINEQTRKPVPDPVALVMRRGTVVGMANHTVLVSRDGAEYPIADSAAPIRDESGAILGVVLVFSDMTEERRAEEALADERERFERTLESIGDGVIATDVHCHIQFMNPVAEHLTGWSVKDAVGRDCEEVFHVLNERTRQPVENPVKQVLDNGVIVGLANHTVLISRGGKEWPIDDSAAPIRNREGRIVGAVLVFRDVTERRRADQERHQTATERERLLESERLARAEAERATRVKDDFMAMVSHELRTPLNAIVGWTQLLLAAPSDPAATQRGLEVIGRNARVQAQLISDLLDVSRIVSGKLLLEVQSVDLVDVIEAAMETVAQMAKEKGVELHAELDRAPGAGLSVGDPARLQQVVWNLLSNAIKFTPGGGRIDVEMKHVEQSVEIKIRDTGVGIKPELRGRIFDRFYQQDGPTTRRHGGLGLGLSIVRHLVELHGGTVSAWSEGEGQGATFSIVLPHSAPGIRSDTSQDSSGTLPLEEQRLKNVQVLIVEDEPDTRDLLRRMLETHGALVTTAGHASEALEAVNQKPPDILLSDIGLPGTDGYELIRRVRKSESDTVRATPAIALTAFARSEERTRALQAGYHVHIAKPVEPAELIATVASLVGLRRGSRAGA
- a CDS encoding pyridoxal-phosphate dependent enzyme, encoding MSDHSKRVYDSIVELLSSVENPTPLVKIRRLSPYRHTTVYAKLEWYNPFGAVKDRIAAQLLHDAEARGVKLEHLVEPTSGNTGMALAMLANARELDFTATLSMAIPEEKRAALRAFGAKLVELSDDLCPMPGAPEGAMEKANELAQQPGWHQLNQYKNPANPEAHFRTTGPEIWRQTEGKITHFVAGLGTCGTITGTGRFLKSQNPAVKVLGVHPSEGHDIPGVRSRRALKLTDFFLPQEYDGVLEIGNDEAYQMCKRLNQEESLIAGPSSGMALSGAFEMVPDEPGALCVVMFPDSVFKYISSLRKHLPELFPAAAAQPAATPEPSVDEVTPAEAIQMIRAGAALVDVRTPAEFIEGHVEDSVNIPVQSLEAGPVQGLPADKHAPIVTVCATGRRSLAAVQALKAQGFTNVSSVRGGLRDWAAEVARR
- a CDS encoding exodeoxyribonuclease III; this translates as MRIATWNVNSLKARIEKVTWWLDRARPDVLLMQETKLADEDAPVATFRDLGYELIHHGQKTWNGVAIASRAGVADVVANFGEPMRLDPTPEVGDDQPLAEARMVSAICAGVRVVSLYAPNGRVVGSPFYEAKLEWYERLARWLAETTSPSEPLVLGGDFNVAPADLDVWDAKRAHGGTHVSSRERAAFARLLEWGLIDSYRVHHQEPGRYTWWDYRAGDFHKNCGMRIDHLLATQPVAGRVVWAEIDREARKGKPIPSDHAPLVIDLDEPGHPFDAGWASADERIAARIAKAAAGKR
- a CDS encoding M48 family metalloprotease yields the protein MRLLSRTVLLSFIALGVGSFQARSQERPDRELIAWATLEVTPSQPAKLRLMAKSADPAITAALEQISGRPPEITDYATDWVQWSTELPAPAREQLILRQSIPLKPLMVLLQSRGEPSLSLMIQHPEAAFVHLRGARSFSLQRGTLSASVPTTRRVALLLQVGWRPGDVAKAAGWLIVALLLPILAGLVVLQRSRDRDQSPNEWFKRSQALQIITMAGWVLWMIAVEATHIAGLVEFAFPGESWARMTGLVWLLGFLPVALTLMGFMRRIARRLRGHDPLPQEAGGLLGSLRLVTPLLLLVTAATTMIGGNFRVGVFSLLGALAFLVLWPARGPTGTKPQSLSSGALRDRLFDLANRAGVKLRELYIVPMRRQRLANAFAVNGGVVMVGDELLDRMSRREVDAVLAHEITHLEHHHPLKALLASVVVVVTFSMVATAYSIPFGLPVGIACSWPIFLFLSRRFEFAADAGAAALTSDPEAAVACLGHLSRLNDTPLTWSRSWAWLVTHPTTESRGLAIGRRAGLASQRVADLLANGLPDGERYGHRERPGEEERVYSTAWKTAIQGRLGLGSLAAGVAAPAVTLAVAMAFGETVPPALVILAGTVLAFGAMLLIHDRFAARIVADLEAPLRRRLAEPPGSTTTGPAQEIFVALSPGDRPRIYEGFLDWDLGLLTIDPNALHYRGEQIALKLPRQAVRAIEVGNIAPGWIPAPRVVVRWMGPHGEESLSLRDASPRTVSGIGPSSRDLAAKLAAWHRAVEVPGAHDDPADAPTIGSVTGRTLAEVFSAHDLPVLVAFLAVLASAFSFTFGFDFWLGAQLFAAAFIGVLALRWPAMASREPSGSKAKTSEPERRAA
- a CDS encoding DUF72 domain-containing protein encodes the protein MRTRRGRQKSPLRIGISGWNYPSWRGVFYPKGLAQRRELEYASRQLNSVEINGTFYSLQRPEYFQRWYDATPPGFLFAIKGSRFITHMKKLREIETPLANFFASGPLVLNDKLGPILWQFGPRWPLDLERLEAFLDLLPRTTREAARLARRHDERLPGRAFTHAAQDLPLRYAIEPRHPSWFSPRLLGLLRRHDVALVFADTADTFPYAEDITADFIYIRLHGRGQIYVGGYSKGQLAIWSERIRAWSEGGEPDDPVKIEERTSRASPRDVYVYFDNDAKVHAPFDALTLANMLDIGRGEASAGYLRATSAAQSRRPPRTLLTLVKP
- a CDS encoding DUF423 domain-containing protein, whose protein sequence is MPSSSWFGLGAGLTGFLGVASGAFGAHALGGQLPPALLHIFETGARYQLIHALALGLVAVAHDRMQRRALTVAGWLFVAGQILFPGSLYALALTGVRQWGAVTPIGGICYIAGWLSLALAFAQRKTG
- a CDS encoding aldo/keto reductase; the encoded protein is MQYTTLGRTGLAVSRLCLGCMSYGLPSWRPWVLDEERAQPFFQRAIELGINFFDTADMYSLGVSEEITGRALRKYGRLDEIVIATKVYYPTSAPTASWNPGGQGSPDPPNASGLGRKHVVQACEASLKRLGVETIDLYQLHRVDPGTPLEETLEALDLLVRQGKVRYIGCSSTWAWKLMKALAYSDAKGIARFVSMQNHYNLVYREEEREMLPLCIEQGVGVIPWSPLARGLLARAKDGGTPRASGDAKLAGQLYDHPSDSAVVEANRKLAAARGVSPAETALAWLLSRPGVVAPIIGATKMEHLEAAVRALDLGLSDEEVKTLEDPYQPHAVRGWIRA